In one Brienomyrus brachyistius isolate T26 chromosome 7, BBRACH_0.4, whole genome shotgun sequence genomic region, the following are encoded:
- the LOC125746832 gene encoding trichohyalin-like isoform X14, which yields MAAQVEVKSVQGETAGVSSGHLRRTAEPPSGTQGHIFLSPQAGKPALLTPKPFSLEKTLSIRPILPPKPQVPSAPPGASQTSDLKSSELSLADSPGVLGGDQTRSMKSNTPTAPKPALHRNPEINPPTVVIHDLSSTLQSSLLWNSKSNLLSKPKLDLTESSISVPLNAPKANLSTTPKPDDPSTPKPTPPHTPKPDLSSVPKPVPLSTPNLNLSKSEVFASPEPLANQATSIDSPEKPRKLSVLERIKMLSQFRTSQESSASECSGMTQTERQPRMRMGAPISRAKSMGSLDYARWEALKDMTEEEQSREEKSSVSPLLQRNIVVVQPATPQSAGSPHKVAAPRKTGATGQLSELTSRFESLNTPDKCQPDKENILERKGKEVRCTEEVTESQPSENADNSLRQMMPEWRKQDTDQEETASSIKKRISLLFDPSSAQGGGVSTPLEVEPHSSAQPIQEVDISVGVKQRIKQLIAESPSQSLIQRKVKPRPLSQDLTKCFSPGMSMDTSPSTVGLERVQMRGVDKKEREAHEKVEDPMADSSIKGQDQSGGSFTTLDQSGNGGTELELQELQSNKEKAPVETPENVVSIIPSLQLGHLDRSAVSEGILSAQLEEKTSKLEEERQKQMELERKCEEERQKQLEQERKLEEERQKQLELERKREEERQKQLELERKLEEERQKQLEQERKREEERQKQLEQERKREEERQKQLEQERKREEERQKQLEQERKREEERQKQLELERKREEERQKQLEQERKLEEERQKQLELERKREEERQKQLEQERKREEERQKQLELERKREEERQKQLELERKRKEERQKQLELERKQEEERQKQLEQERKQEEERQKQLEKKREEERQKQLEQERKLEEQKQLELERKREEERQKQLELDRKNQEREVEESPQQISTAGEILPTSQASSSTLTEQSVREGDENATTEEVIFDDFSVRPMRWRYMRKSSLLYGDTFQTSQPPADAYDEGGKNENYVENLNDQEQQGEISEDDEKLQKKVKIGIDRGHDGQGGVKQEDTKSQGGTEIEILDPIKQPSNRSSHLCPGEKLEAEEDRCSAPRQAATQPLPKPATCIARTLAGTGPREEDGTQDRLISHEDDQYGSLDAAQHPGEGSLTPNTSTPTDALPEPSTPGGLPSPSTLSSVSCEATDPLPFPETPTSLLDSSALRSRVLLGKRRSQRALPSRAARQKAVQDAKDPKFQDSAGTGSEMTAQEDVEDEEEEEEEEEVKAEPCLTPSQPQRVPLFPGMDTSALKAQLKKRVGDSENQAEQPPPQRSAKSPFLPQATRVLPPIADKENRDHSSPQWLQELKSKKRFSQHESDT from the exons ATGGCAGCCCAAGTAGAGGTGAAATCAGTACAGGGGGAGACAGCAGGGGTCAGTAGTGGAcatctgaggaggactgctgaGCCTCCGTCCGGCACCCAGGGGCACATCTTCCTCAGCCCGCAGGCCGGAAAACCAGCCCTCCTCACCCCTAAACCTTTCTCTCTGGAGAAGACCCTGTCCATCCGGCCCATTTTGCCTCCCAAGCCTCAGGTTCCAAGTGCCCCTCCAGGAGCTAGCCAAACCAGTGACCTGAAATCCAGTGAACTCAGTCTTGCTGACTCTCCTGGAGTCCTCGGTGGGGACCAGACCAGATCTATGAAATCCAACACACCCACTGCTCCTAAACCAGCCCTACACAGGAATCCTGAAATCAACCCACCCACTGTTGTTATACACGATCTCTCCAGTACCTTGCAGAGTAGTCTACTCTGGAATTCTAAATCTAACCTGCTGAGTAAGCCCAAACTGGATCTGACTGAATCTTCTATATCTGTCCCACTTAATGCACCAAAAGCCAATCTATCCACTACTCCTAAACCTGATGATCCCAGTACACCAAAACCCACCCCACCTCATACTCCTAAACCTGACCTTTCCTCTGTACCAAAACCTGTCCCACTTAGTACTCCTAACCTTAACCTATCCAAGTCTGAGGTATTTGCATCACCTGAACCCCTTGCCAATCAGGCTACCTCCATAGACTCGCCTGAAAAGCCCAGGAAGCTATCCGTGTTGGAACGGATCAAGATGTTGTCACAGTTCCGGACCTCCCAGGAGTCATCAGCATCTGAGTGCTCTGGGATGACCCAAACCGAGCGGCAACCACGGATGAGAATGGGCGCTCCCATAAGCAGAGCTAAGTCGATGGGCTCTCTTGACTACGCCAGGTGGGAAGCATTGAAGGATATGACTGAAGAAGAACAATCTAGGGAGGAGAAGTCATCAGTCTCACCACTACTGCAGAGAAACATTGTTGTGGTTCAGCCTGCCACTCCACAATCTGCAGGCTCCCCACACAAGGTGGCGGCCCCCCGGAAGACGGGGGCCACTGGCCAGCTGAGCGAACTCACGTCTAGGTTTGAGTCCCTAAATACCCCAGACAAATGCCAGCCAGACAAGGAGAATATTCTGGAGAGAAAAGGGAAAGAGGTCAGGTGCACGGAAGAGGTCACAGAGTCACAACCATCGGAAAACGCAGACAACAGCCTCAGGCAAATGATGCCGGAGTGGAGGAAGCAGGACACGGATCAGGAAGAGACTGCTTCCAGCATAAAGAAGCGGATCAGTCTTCTGTTTGACCCCTCCTCTGCCCAAGGAGGTGGGGTCTCCACACCCCTGGAGGTGGAGCCTCATTCATCGGCGCAGCCCATCCAGGAGGTGGACATCTCAGTGGGTGTGAAACAGCGGATTAAACAGTTGATAGCAGAGAGCCCTTCTCagtccctcattcagagaaaggtcaagccccgccccctctctCAGGACCTCACCAAGTG TTTTTCACCAGGAATGTCTATGGACACTAGCCCTTCCACTGTTGGCCTGGAGAGAGTTCAGATGAGAGGTGTTGacaagaaagaaagagaggCCCATGAGAAG GTGGAAGACCCTATGGCTGACTCGAGTATTAAGGGTCAAGACCAGAGCGGGGGATCCTTCACTACTTTAGACCAGTCAGGCAATGGTGGgacagagctggagctgcaggaACTTCAATCAAACAAAGAGAAGGCACCAGTAGAGACACCTGAGAATGTAGTTTCCATCATTCCATCCCTCCAACTTGGTCATTTAGACCGCAGTGCAGTGAGTGAGGGCATTCTTAGTGCCCAACTGGAGGAAAAAACCTCGAAACTGGAAGAGGAGAGGCAGAAACAGATGGAGCTGGAGAGGAAATGCGAAGAGGAGAGGCAGAAACAGCTGGAGCAGGAGAGGAAACTGGAGGAGGAGAGGCAGAAACAGCTGGAGCTGGAGAGGAAACGTGAAGAGGAGAGGCAGAAACAGCTGGAGCTGGAGAGGAAACTGGAAGAGGAGAGGCAGAAACAGCTGGAGCAGGAGAGGAAACGCGAAGAGGAGAGGCAGAAACAGCTGGAGCAGGAGAGGAAACGCGAAGAGGAGAGGCAGAAACAGCTGGAGCAGGAGAGGAAACGCGAAGAGGAGAGGCAGAAACAGCTGGAGCAGGAGAGGAAACGCGAAGAGGAGAGGCAGAAACAGCTGGAGCTGGAGAGGAAACGCGAAGAGGAGAGGCAGAAACAGCTGGAGCAGGAGAGGAAACTGGAGGAGGAGAGGCAGAAACAGCTGGAGCTGGAGAGGAAACGTGAAGAGGAGAGGCAGAAACAGCTGGAGCAGGAGAGGAAACGTGAAGAGGAGAGGCAGAAACAGCTGGAGCTGGAGAGGAAACGCGAAGAGGAGAG GCAGAAACAGCTGGAGCTGGAGAGGAAACGCAAAGAGGAGAGGCAGAAACAGCTGGAGCTGGAGAGGAAACAGGAAGAGGAGAGGCAGAAACAGCTGGAGCAGGAGAGGAAACAGGAAGAGGAGAGGCAGAAACAGCTGGAGAAGAAACGGGAAGAGGAGAGGCAGAAACAGCTGGAGCAGGAGAGGAAACTGGAAGAGCAGAAACAGCTGGAGCTGGAGAGGAAacgagaagaggagagacagaAGCAACTAGAGTTGGACAGAAAGAACCAGGAGAGGGAGGTAGAAGAATCACCCCAACAGATTTCCACAGCTGGGGAAATCCTCCCCACATCTCAGGCCAGTAGCAGCACCCTAACAGAACAAAGTGTAAGAGAAGGTGATGAAAATGCCACAACTGAAGAAGTTATTTTTGATGATTTCTCTGTGAGGCCAATGAGGTGGAGATATATGAGGAAAAGCAGCCTACTTTATGGAGACACTTTCCAGACTTCTCAACCGCCAGCTGATGCTTATGATGAGGgaggaaaaaatgaaaattatgTGGAAAATTTGAATGATCAAGAGCAACAAGGAGAGATTAGCGAAGACGATGAGAAGTTACAAAAGAAAGTAAAGATTGGGATTGACCGTGGGCATGATGGACAAGGGGGTGTAAAGCAAGAAGATACTAAGAGTCAGGGGGGTACAGAGATAGAGATTCTGGATCCCATAAAACAACCTTCCAACAGGTCCAGCCACCTTTGCCCTGGTGAGAAACTGGAAGCAGAAGAGGACAGATGTAGTGCTCCCAGACAGGCAGCCACGCAGCCACTCCCAAAGCCAGCCACTTGCATAGCG CGGACGTTGGCGGGCACCGGTCCCAGGGAGGAGGATGGCACGCAGGACAGGCTCATCTCCCACGAGGACGACCAGTACGGCAGCCTGGACGCAGCTCAGCACCCCGGCGAGGGCAG TCTGACTCCGAACACCTCCACCCCCACGGATGCCCTACCGGAGCCCAGTACGCCAGGCGGGCTGCCCTCCCCCAGCACCCTCTCCTCCGTGTCGTGCGAGGCGACAGACCCGCTGCCTTTTCCTGAG ACGCCAACATCCCTGCTGGACTCCAGCGCCCTGCGCTCGCGGGTGCTGTTGGGTAAGAGGCGGAGTCAGCGTGCCCTGCCCTCAAGAGCCGCCCGTCAGAAAGCTGTACAGGATGCCAAAGACCCGAAGTTCCAGGACTCTGCAG GGACGGGGTCTGAAATGACAGCACAGGAAGATgtggaggatgaagaggaggaggaggaggaggaggaggtgaagGCAGAGCCGTGTTTGACTCCTTCGCAGCCACAGAGAGTGCCCCTCTTCCCTGGCATGGACACGTCTGCTCTCAAG GCTCAGCTGAAGAAGCGAGTGGGTGACTCAGAAAACCAGGccgagcagccccccccccagcgatcAGCCAAATCTCCCTTCCTCCCCCAGGCCACCCGAGTTCTGCCCCCCATCGCTGACAAGGAAAACCG GGACCACTCCTCCCCACAGTGGCTGCAGGAGCTGAAGTCCAAGAAACGCTTCAGTCAGCACGAGAGTGACACCTAG
- the LOC125746832 gene encoding histone-lysine N-methyltransferase, H3 lysine-79 specific-like isoform X16, whose protein sequence is MAAQVEVKSVQGETAGVSSGHLRRTAEPPSGTQGHIFLSPQAGKPALLTPKPFSLEKTLSIRPILPPKPQVPSAPPGASQTSDLKSSELSLADSPGVLGGDQTRSMKSNTPTAPKPALHRNPEINPPTVVIHDLSSTLQSSLLWNSKSNLLSKPKLDLTESSISVPLNAPKANLSTTPKPDDPSTPKPTPPHTPKPDLSSVPKPVPLSTPNLNLSKSEVFASPEPLANQATSIDSPEKPRKLSVLERIKMLSQFRTSQESSASECSGMTQTERQPRMRMGAPISRAKSMGSLDYARWEALKDMTEEEQSREEKSSVSPLLQRNIVVVQPATPQSAGSPHKVAAPRKTGATGQLSELTSRFESLNTPDKCQPDKENILERKGKEVRCTEEVTESQPSENADNSLRQMMPEWRKQDTDQEETASSIKKRISLLFDPSSAQGGGVSTPLEVEPHSSAQPIQEVDISVGVKQRIKQLIAESPSQSLIQRKVKPRPLSQDLTKCFSPGMSMDTSPSTVGLERVQMRGVDKKEREAHEKVEDPMADSSIKGQDQSGGSFTTLDQSGNGGTELELQELQSNKEKAPVETPENVVSIIPSLQLGHLDRSAVSEGILSAQLEEKTSKLEEERQKQMELERKCEEERQKQLEQERKLEEERQKQLELERKREEERQKQLELERKLEEERQKQLEQERKREEERQKQLEQERKREEERQKQLEQERKREEERQKQLEQERKREEERQKQLELERKREEERQKQLELERKRKEERQKQLELERKQEEERQKQLEQERKQEEERQKQLEKKREEERQKQLEQERKLEEQKQLELERKREEERQKQLELDRKNQEREVEESPQQISTAGEILPTSQASSSTLTEQSVREGDENATTEEVIFDDFSVRPMRWRYMRKSSLLYGDTFQTSQPPADAYDEGGKNENYVENLNDQEQQGEISEDDEKLQKKVKIGIDRGHDGQGGVKQEDTKSQGGTEIEILDPIKQPSNRSSHLCPGEKLEAEEDRCSAPRQAATQPLPKPATCIARTLAGTGPREEDGTQDRLISHEDDQYGSLDAAQHPGEGSLTPNTSTPTDALPEPSTPGGLPSPSTLSSVSCEATDPLPFPETPTSLLDSSALRSRVLLGKRRSQRALPSRAARQKAVQDAKDPKFQDSAGTGSEMTAQEDVEDEEEEEEEEEVKAEPCLTPSQPQRVPLFPGMDTSALKAQLKKRVGDSENQAEQPPPQRSAKSPFLPQATRVLPPIADKENRDHSSPQWLQELKSKKRFSQHESDT, encoded by the exons ATGGCAGCCCAAGTAGAGGTGAAATCAGTACAGGGGGAGACAGCAGGGGTCAGTAGTGGAcatctgaggaggactgctgaGCCTCCGTCCGGCACCCAGGGGCACATCTTCCTCAGCCCGCAGGCCGGAAAACCAGCCCTCCTCACCCCTAAACCTTTCTCTCTGGAGAAGACCCTGTCCATCCGGCCCATTTTGCCTCCCAAGCCTCAGGTTCCAAGTGCCCCTCCAGGAGCTAGCCAAACCAGTGACCTGAAATCCAGTGAACTCAGTCTTGCTGACTCTCCTGGAGTCCTCGGTGGGGACCAGACCAGATCTATGAAATCCAACACACCCACTGCTCCTAAACCAGCCCTACACAGGAATCCTGAAATCAACCCACCCACTGTTGTTATACACGATCTCTCCAGTACCTTGCAGAGTAGTCTACTCTGGAATTCTAAATCTAACCTGCTGAGTAAGCCCAAACTGGATCTGACTGAATCTTCTATATCTGTCCCACTTAATGCACCAAAAGCCAATCTATCCACTACTCCTAAACCTGATGATCCCAGTACACCAAAACCCACCCCACCTCATACTCCTAAACCTGACCTTTCCTCTGTACCAAAACCTGTCCCACTTAGTACTCCTAACCTTAACCTATCCAAGTCTGAGGTATTTGCATCACCTGAACCCCTTGCCAATCAGGCTACCTCCATAGACTCGCCTGAAAAGCCCAGGAAGCTATCCGTGTTGGAACGGATCAAGATGTTGTCACAGTTCCGGACCTCCCAGGAGTCATCAGCATCTGAGTGCTCTGGGATGACCCAAACCGAGCGGCAACCACGGATGAGAATGGGCGCTCCCATAAGCAGAGCTAAGTCGATGGGCTCTCTTGACTACGCCAGGTGGGAAGCATTGAAGGATATGACTGAAGAAGAACAATCTAGGGAGGAGAAGTCATCAGTCTCACCACTACTGCAGAGAAACATTGTTGTGGTTCAGCCTGCCACTCCACAATCTGCAGGCTCCCCACACAAGGTGGCGGCCCCCCGGAAGACGGGGGCCACTGGCCAGCTGAGCGAACTCACGTCTAGGTTTGAGTCCCTAAATACCCCAGACAAATGCCAGCCAGACAAGGAGAATATTCTGGAGAGAAAAGGGAAAGAGGTCAGGTGCACGGAAGAGGTCACAGAGTCACAACCATCGGAAAACGCAGACAACAGCCTCAGGCAAATGATGCCGGAGTGGAGGAAGCAGGACACGGATCAGGAAGAGACTGCTTCCAGCATAAAGAAGCGGATCAGTCTTCTGTTTGACCCCTCCTCTGCCCAAGGAGGTGGGGTCTCCACACCCCTGGAGGTGGAGCCTCATTCATCGGCGCAGCCCATCCAGGAGGTGGACATCTCAGTGGGTGTGAAACAGCGGATTAAACAGTTGATAGCAGAGAGCCCTTCTCagtccctcattcagagaaaggtcaagccccgccccctctctCAGGACCTCACCAAGTG TTTTTCACCAGGAATGTCTATGGACACTAGCCCTTCCACTGTTGGCCTGGAGAGAGTTCAGATGAGAGGTGTTGacaagaaagaaagagaggCCCATGAGAAG GTGGAAGACCCTATGGCTGACTCGAGTATTAAGGGTCAAGACCAGAGCGGGGGATCCTTCACTACTTTAGACCAGTCAGGCAATGGTGGgacagagctggagctgcaggaACTTCAATCAAACAAAGAGAAGGCACCAGTAGAGACACCTGAGAATGTAGTTTCCATCATTCCATCCCTCCAACTTGGTCATTTAGACCGCAGTGCAGTGAGTGAGGGCATTCTTAGTGCCCAACTGGAGGAAAAAACCTCGAAACTGGAAGAGGAGAGGCAGAAACAGATGGAGCTGGAGAGGAAATGCGAAGAGGAGAGGCAGAAACAGCTGGAGCAGGAGAGGAAACTGGAGGAGGAGAGGCAGAAACAGCTGGAGCTGGAGAGGAAACGTGAAGAGGAGAGGCAGAAACAGCTGGAGCTGGAGAGGAAACTGGAAGAGGAGAGGCAGAAACAGCTGGAGCAGGAGAGGAAACGCGAAGAGGAGAGGCAGAAACAGCTGGAGCAGGAGAGGAAACGCGAAGAGGAGAGGCAGAAACAGCTGGAGCAGGAGAGGAAACGCGAAGAGGAGAGGCAGAAACAGCTGGAGCAGGAGAGGAAACGCGAAGAGGAGAGGCAGAAACAGCTGGAGCTGGAGAGGAAACGCGAAGAGGAGAG GCAGAAACAGCTGGAGCTGGAGAGGAAACGCAAAGAGGAGAGGCAGAAACAGCTGGAGCTGGAGAGGAAACAGGAAGAGGAGAGGCAGAAACAGCTGGAGCAGGAGAGGAAACAGGAAGAGGAGAGGCAGAAACAGCTGGAGAAGAAACGGGAAGAGGAGAGGCAGAAACAGCTGGAGCAGGAGAGGAAACTGGAAGAGCAGAAACAGCTGGAGCTGGAGAGGAAacgagaagaggagagacagaAGCAACTAGAGTTGGACAGAAAGAACCAGGAGAGGGAGGTAGAAGAATCACCCCAACAGATTTCCACAGCTGGGGAAATCCTCCCCACATCTCAGGCCAGTAGCAGCACCCTAACAGAACAAAGTGTAAGAGAAGGTGATGAAAATGCCACAACTGAAGAAGTTATTTTTGATGATTTCTCTGTGAGGCCAATGAGGTGGAGATATATGAGGAAAAGCAGCCTACTTTATGGAGACACTTTCCAGACTTCTCAACCGCCAGCTGATGCTTATGATGAGGgaggaaaaaatgaaaattatgTGGAAAATTTGAATGATCAAGAGCAACAAGGAGAGATTAGCGAAGACGATGAGAAGTTACAAAAGAAAGTAAAGATTGGGATTGACCGTGGGCATGATGGACAAGGGGGTGTAAAGCAAGAAGATACTAAGAGTCAGGGGGGTACAGAGATAGAGATTCTGGATCCCATAAAACAACCTTCCAACAGGTCCAGCCACCTTTGCCCTGGTGAGAAACTGGAAGCAGAAGAGGACAGATGTAGTGCTCCCAGACAGGCAGCCACGCAGCCACTCCCAAAGCCAGCCACTTGCATAGCG CGGACGTTGGCGGGCACCGGTCCCAGGGAGGAGGATGGCACGCAGGACAGGCTCATCTCCCACGAGGACGACCAGTACGGCAGCCTGGACGCAGCTCAGCACCCCGGCGAGGGCAG TCTGACTCCGAACACCTCCACCCCCACGGATGCCCTACCGGAGCCCAGTACGCCAGGCGGGCTGCCCTCCCCCAGCACCCTCTCCTCCGTGTCGTGCGAGGCGACAGACCCGCTGCCTTTTCCTGAG ACGCCAACATCCCTGCTGGACTCCAGCGCCCTGCGCTCGCGGGTGCTGTTGGGTAAGAGGCGGAGTCAGCGTGCCCTGCCCTCAAGAGCCGCCCGTCAGAAAGCTGTACAGGATGCCAAAGACCCGAAGTTCCAGGACTCTGCAG GGACGGGGTCTGAAATGACAGCACAGGAAGATgtggaggatgaagaggaggaggaggaggaggaggaggtgaagGCAGAGCCGTGTTTGACTCCTTCGCAGCCACAGAGAGTGCCCCTCTTCCCTGGCATGGACACGTCTGCTCTCAAG GCTCAGCTGAAGAAGCGAGTGGGTGACTCAGAAAACCAGGccgagcagccccccccccagcgatcAGCCAAATCTCCCTTCCTCCCCCAGGCCACCCGAGTTCTGCCCCCCATCGCTGACAAGGAAAACCG GGACCACTCCTCCCCACAGTGGCTGCAGGAGCTGAAGTCCAAGAAACGCTTCAGTCAGCACGAGAGTGACACCTAG